A stretch of Vigna angularis cultivar LongXiaoDou No.4 chromosome 4, ASM1680809v1, whole genome shotgun sequence DNA encodes these proteins:
- the LOC108330028 gene encoding rhodanese-like domain-containing protein 11, chloroplastic translates to MEALSLLPINTLSNNHISLTASSNYVSLYSSLQLNPSLTARTLTLRKSVVRVQAESEDYELKQMRDMAAARKRWEALVRDGKVKVLTPREAGYAVQLSGKPLLDVRPSNERNKAWVRASTWIPIFDVDNKLDFGTVPRKVTNFVMGGWWSGMPTLSYDSQFLTKVAEKFPKDSELIVACQKGLRSLAACELLYNAGYKNLFWVQGGFEAAEEEDLIVEGPSPLKFAGIGGVSEFLGWTDQQRAAAAKEGWGYRLVFSARLIGVFLAADVLYIGAQQIGRYLQDIRTH, encoded by the exons ATGGAGGCACTATCCCTTCTTCCCATAAACACTCTCTCAAATAACCACATTTCTCTCACTGCTTCTTCTAATTATGTTTCGCTCTATTCTTCCTTACAACTCAATCCTTCTCTCACTGCTAGAACCCTCACTTTG AGAAAAAGCGTCGTTCGTGTACAAGCCGAGAGTGAAGATTATGAATTGAAGCAAATGAGGGATATGGCTGCTGCCAGAAAGAGATGGGAGGCTCTG GTCAGAGATGGAAAAGTTAAAGTTCTTACCCCAAGGGAAGCTGGGTACGCAGTTCAGCTTTCAGGCAAGCCCCTTCTTGATGTCCGTCCCTCAAATGAGCGCAACAAG GCATGGGTGAGAGCTTCAACCTGGATTCCAATATTTGATGTTGATAATAAGCTAGATTTTGGAACCGTTCCCAGAAAAGTCACAAATTTTGTTATGG GAGGTTGGTGGAGTGGCATGCCTACTCTATCTTATGACAG CCAGTTCTTAACCAAAGTTGCGGAAAAGTTCCCCAAAGATTCTGAATTAATTGTTGCATGCCAGAAGGGATTGAG ATCACTTGCTGCTTGTGAACTACTGTATAATGCTGGCTACAAAAATCTGTTTTGGGTTCAAGGAGGATTTGAAGCTGCTGAAGAAGAg GATCTCATTGTAGAGGGCCCATCACCTCTCAAATTTGCTGGAATTGGTGGAGTGTCAGAATTTCTTGG TTGGACTGATCAACAAAGAGCAGCTGCGGCCAAGGAAGGCTGGGGATATAGATTAGTGTTTTCTGCACGCCTG
- the LOC108332101 gene encoding E3 ubiquitin-protein ligase RGLG2 — protein sequence MGGSVSKRRSSRRRSSSNFFPRYQSPYLPQSQDQGPVRHYGYSSQSNGGGPAPEQGKRSDGKYSRIGDNYKSLDQVTEALANAGLESSNLIVGIDFTKSNEWTGARSFQRRCLHYIGHEQNPYEQAISIIGKTLSSFDEDNLIPCFGFGDASTHDQEVFSFHPDERFCQGFEEVLGRYRELVPQLKLAGPTSFAPVIEMAITIVEQSGGQYHVLVIIADGQVTRSVDTEHGQLSAQEKKTVEAIVKASEYPLSIILVGVGDGPWDMMKQFDDNIPARAFDNFQFVNFTEIMSKNMDRSRKETEFALAALMEIPSQYKATIELNILGTRRGKDIDRVPLPPPLYGAASFSSPSFNSPKTSRQNSFRPSAPSSRHDVRPNPPATSASDNQVCPICLTNPKDMAFGCGHQTCCECGQDLELCPICRSTIDTRIKLY from the exons ATGGGCGGATCAGTTTCAAAACGAAGGAGTTCTAGgcgacgttcgtcctcaaattTTTTTCCTCGGTATCAATCGCCTTATTTGCCACAAAGCCAAGATCAAGGGCCTGTGAGGCATTACGGGTATTCATCTCAAAGCAATGGTGGTGGTCCTGCTCCAGAACAAGGAAAGAGATCAGATGGGAAGTATTCAAGGATAGGTGATAATTATAAGAGCCTAGACCAG GTAACTGAAGCTTTAGCAAATGCTGGCCTAGAATCTTCCAATCTCATTGTTGGTATTGATTTTACGAAGAGTAATGAGTGGACAG GTGCAAGGTCATTTCAAAGGAGATGCCTGCATTACATTGGTCATGAACAAAATCCATATGAGCAAGCTATATCTATCATTGGGAAAACTCTATCTTCCTTTGATGAGGATAACTTAATTCCCTGTTTTGGTTTTGGAGATG CATCAACTCATGATCAAGAAGTTTTTAGTTTCCATCCTGATGAGAGATTTTGCCAAGGATTTGAAGAAGTGTTGGGACGATATAGGGAATTGGTCCCTCAGTTAAAACTTGCAG GACCAACATCATTTGCCCCAGTCATTGAGATGGCAATCACCATAGTTGAGCAAAGTGGAGGCCAATACCATGTCTTAGTGATTATAGCTGATGGCCAG GTGACGAGAAGTGTTGACACTGAGCATGGTCAGTTGAGTgcacaagaaaagaaaactgtGGAAGCTATTGTGAAAGCTAG TGAATATCCCTTGTCGATCATATTAGTTGGGGTTGGAGACGGGCCATGGGATATGATGAAACAATTTGATGATAACATTCCAGCCCGAGCGTTTGATAATTTCCAG TTTGTGAATTTCACAGAAATAATGTCAAAGAACATGGATAGGTCAAGAAAGGAAACTGAGTTTGCATTGGCTGCTTTGATGGAAATACCCTCCCAGTACAAGGCTACAATAGAGCTTAATATATTGGG TACTCGAAGAGGGAAAGATATCGACAGGGTTCCTCTGCCACCGCCTCTGTACGGTGCAGCATCTTTCAGTTCCCCATCTTTCAATTCCCCAAAAACTTCCCGTCAGAACAGTTTTCGTCCCAGTGCACCATCTAGCAGACATGATGTTAGGCCGAACCCTCCCGCAACTTCTGCTTCTGATAATCAG GTTTGTCCCATTTGCCTCACCAATCCTAAAGATATGGCCTTTGGTTGCGGGCATCAG ACATGCTGTGAATGCGGACAAGATCTTGAGTTATGCCCCATTTGCAGGAGCACCATCGATACTAGAATAAAACTTTACTAG